The proteins below are encoded in one region of Drosophila santomea strain STO CAGO 1482 chromosome 3R, Prin_Dsan_1.1, whole genome shotgun sequence:
- the LOC120454083 gene encoding uncharacterized protein LOC120454083: protein MALRFIFVFIATIVLAQGSNISPLEQETLVGVHHSGVAASSGVASSGAHVVGVTRGHSGASHSQRPVSGHGSISGPIQGSRRVGGVSAAGSRPHGGAPRRSSTGTYGRPIAGGAAPGNVHRNRNQKPH from the coding sequence ATGGCCCTCCGCTTCATTTTCGTATTCATTGCCACAATCGTCCTGGCTCAAGGATCAAATATTTCGCCACTTGAGCAGGAGACTCTGGTGGGAGTGCATCACTCTGGAGTGGCCGCTTCATCTGGAGTGGCTTCATCTGGAGCTCATGTCGTTGGTGTTACCCGTGGCCACTCAGGTGCTTCTCACTCTCAGCGTCCTGTTTCTGGTCACGGATCCATCTCTGGACCTATTCAAGGATCCCGTCGAGTGGGCGGCGTTTCAGCGGCCGGATCTCGTCCTCATGGTGGTGCTCCTCGTCGTTCTTCTACAGGCACTTATGGTCGTCCAATCGCAGGCGGAGCTGCCCCAGGAAATGTCCACCGCAACCGCAACCAGAAACCACATTAA
- the LOC120454181 gene encoding uncharacterized protein LOC120454181 — protein MVAQYIVIFSAIFVLTQGSNVLSIERESQVAVHSGVASSGAPVVVVPQGHPSVYQPQRPIYSHGPGSIPVGGSHRVIGSGLAGLHHSASVSYNRPATVVVPAPRVVISAPRVLAAPVVPIRHPHGVAAPVAIGSGHGNIHQTHHLGHKPY, from the coding sequence ATGGTAGCCCAATACATTGTTATCTTCAGCGCTATATTTGTCCTGACTCAAGGATCAAATGTTTTGTCCATTGAACGGGAGTCGCAGGTAGCAGTCCACTCTGGGGTCGCCTCGTCCGGAGCTCCGGTTGTGGTTGTTCCTCAGGGACATCCATCAGTCTACCAACCGCAACGGCCGATCTACAGCCATGGCCCAGGATCCATTCCAGTCGGAGGATCTCATCGTGTGATCGGATCAGGATTGGCTGGTCTTCATCATTCAGCCTCGGTATCCTACAATCGTCCAGCTACCGTGGTCGTTCCTGCTCCTAGAGTCGTGATCTCAGCTCCCCGAGTGCTGGCTGCCCCAGTGGTTCCAATCCGCCATCCCCATGGAGTGGCGGCACCAGTTGCTATTGGTTCTGGTCACGGCAACATTCATCAGACTCATCACCTTGGCCACAAGCCCTATTAG
- the LOC120452893 gene encoding uncharacterized protein LOC120452893 encodes MAARFIVIFSAILVLAQGSNLLPIEQEAEVPIHSGAPVAIISQGHPSVVQSVAPAYGHGQLQVPVSVGGAHHGVGIGLAGAQPYVAAPRPAVSYARPAAVVVPAVVVAPAAPIRQPHGVPAPVVVGAGHGNGYYGRHHG; translated from the coding sequence ATGGCAGCCCGCTTCATTGTAATCTTCAGTGCCATATTGGTCCTTGCCCAAGGATCAAATCTTTTGCCCATTGAGCAGGAAGCCGAGGTGCCAATTCACTCTGGTGCACCTGTCGCAATCATTTCGCAAGGTCATCCATCTGTGGTCCAGTCCGTTGCTCCTGCCTACGGTCATGGCCAACTTCAAGTTCCAGTTTCAGTGGGCGGCGCTCATCACGGAGTCGGAATAGGGTTGGCTGGTGCACAACCCTATGTGGCAGCACCTCGTCCTGCTGTGTCCTACGCTCGTCCTGCAGCCGTGGTGGTTCCTGCTGTGGTGGTTGCTCCTGCGGCTCCCATTCGTCAGCCCCATGGAGTCCCTGCCCCAGTCGTTGTGGGCGCTGGTCACGGAAATGGCTACTATGGTCGCCATCATGGCTAA
- the LOC120454071 gene encoding protein-L-isoaspartate(D-aspartate) O-methyltransferase, translating into MAWRSVGANNEDLIRQLKDHGVIASDAVAQAMKETDRKHYSPRNPYMDAPQPIGGGVTISAPHMHAFALEYLRDHLKPGAHILDVGSGSGYLTACFYRYIKAKGVGAETRIVGIEHQADLVRLSKANLNTDDRSMLDSGQLIIVEGDGRKGYPPNAPYNAIHVGAAAPDTPTELINQLANGGRLIVPVGPDGGSQYMQQYDKDADGKVQMTRLMGVMYVPLTDLRS; encoded by the exons ATCACGGCGTCATTGCAAGTGATGCGGTGGCCCAGGCGATGAAGGAAACCGACCGCAAGCACTACTCTCCGCGCAACCCCTACATGGACGCCCCGCAACCCATAGGTGGAGGTGTCACCATCAGTGCTCCTCACATG CATGCCTTCGCCTTGGAGTATCTACGTGATCACTTGAAGCCCGGTGCACATATACTGGACGTGGGCTCTGGATCTGGCTACCTAACAGCCTGCTTCTATCGTTACATCAAGGCTAAGGGAGTCGGTGCGGAGACCCGGATTGTGGGCATAGAGCACCAGGCAGATCTGGTACGTCTGAGCAAGGCCAACTTGAACACCGACGACCGTAGCATGCTGGACTCCGGCCAGTTGATAATCGTCGAGGGCGACGGCCGTAAGGGATACCCCCCGAACGCACCGTATAATGCAATCCATGTTGGAGCAGCTGCTCCCGACACGCCCACCGAACTCATCAACCAACTGGCCAACGGCGGACGCCTCATAGTTCCAGTCGGCCCCGACGGCGGATCTCAGTACATGCAACAG TACGACAAGGACGCTGATGGGAAGGTGCAGATGACACGTCTTATGGGCGTCATGTACGTCCCCCTTACAGATCTTCGCTCCTGA
- the LOC120454112 gene encoding transcription initiation factor TFIID subunit 6 gives MWQFENKKATEMRTSCNEMPDKDERFRKKSLSRRSLYAISLHNTGQRLDDGAADWLSLNLKEDITNLLNEAGKYMRRIRERLLNLSHIQHAVRMDDNLRPDIFFRLVHCDYCTRPLAKNVPRIINEAVTNENEDIPLVTGPESIPQISLNPSPVHHGWFKVERVLLSSYKHYPLTKEQQSFFELVTEACVGTSDSRRQRALQTLTTDPSIEVLLPRLTMFIADAVAINVKQQDMTMLLYLMRMIRSLLGNHRFSLLQYLHLLLPAVLSCVLAKQVSASPDVDDHWALREYSGNIMAHIGRQFDAADTSILPRVIGVYKKALLMKPLTTVFGAVIGLGKLGNHVVRACIVPQLKYLSEHTAPYMTTDKDRLAAKYIRHRVVKMCAPVLISLHQPPDLPEQYMDTYGSLGLLLSDSVKVMRMKIQTVADAKAEAEVALKKMAAEQHYTRMAGVRYVSSNGPISGNQLPSNGVPHTSQTSQSGYSIHPINVNTQTQNSCNPMLQYQKQATNLKPSDCMVSQSMQFRNALIPPTSQRSVSQSRNEMLLKPNNVCVRPPAINGFGRTQSHNGRMPINYLV, from the exons ATGTGgcaatttgaaaacaaaaaggcAACTGAAATGAGAACGTCTTGCAATGAAATGCCCGACAAGGACGAGAGATTCCGAAAAAAGTCATTGTCGCGGCGTTCTCTGTACGCGATATCCTTGCACAACACTGGTCAGCGGCTGGACGACGGAGCAGCCGATTGGCTTTCCCTTAATCTTAAAGAAGACATTACAAACCTGCTGAACGAGGCGGGAAAATACATGCGGCGCATCCGGGAGCGCCTATTGAACCTGTCCCACATTCAGCATGCTGTCCGAATGGACGACAACCTGCGTCCTGACATTTTTTTCAGGCTGGTCCATTGTGACTATTGCACAAGGCCTCTGGCCAAAAATGTACCCAGAATCATCAACGAAGCTGTAACCAACGAAAATGAGGATATACCTCTCGTTACCGGGCCGGAATCCATACCGCAGATTTCTTTGAATCCGTCTCCCGTCCACCACGGCTGGTTTAAGGTGGAGCGAGTGCTGCTAAGTTCCTATAAGCACTATCCCCTGACCAAGGAACAGCAGTCCTTCTTCGAGTTGGTTACCGAGGCCTGCGTGGGCACATCTGATTCCCGGCGCCAGCGGGCCCTCCAAACCCTCACCACTGATCCCTCGATAGAGGTGTTGCTGCCCAGGCTGACCATGTTCATCGCGGACGCAGTGGCTATCAACGTGAAACAGCAGGACATGACGATGCTCCTTTACCTTATGCGCATGATTAGATCCCTGTTAGGAAACCATCGCTTTAGCTTGTTGCAATAT ctccacctgctcctgcCAGCCGTTCTATCCTGCGTGCTGGCGAAACAAGTGTCCGCATCTCCTGACGTGGATGACCACTGGGCCTTAAGGGAGTACTCCGGAAATATAATGGCCCATATAGGGCGCCAGTTCGACGCTGCCGACACTAGCATCCTGCCCAGAGTCATTGG GGTTTACAAAAAGGCGCTATTGATGAAGCCACTGACGACGGTGTTCGGAGCAGTCATTGGCCTGGGAAAGTTGGGGAATCACGTAGTACGTGCCTGCATTGTGCCTCAATTAAAGTATCTATCTGAACACACCGCGCCTTACATGACCACCGACAAAGACAGACTGGCAGCAAAGTACATTCGCCATCGGGTGGTGAAGATGTGCGCTCCCGTGCTTATAAGTTTACATCAACCACCTGATCTGCCAGAACAGTACATGGACACATATGGATCTTTGGGCCTGCTGTTGAGCGATTCCGTTAAAGTGATGCGTATGAAGATACAAACAGTGGCTGACGCCAAGGCGGAGGCAGAAGTGGCGTTAAAAAAAATGGCTGCAGAACAACATTACACCAGAATGGCAGGAGTTCGATATGTCAGCTCCAATGGTCCTATCTCTGGCAACCAGCTGCCCAGCAATGGTGTTCCTCACACAAGCCAAACATCCCAATCTGGCTATTCAATTCATCCTATAAATGTGAATACCCAAACGCAAAATTCGTGCAATCCAATGCTTCAGTACCAAAAGCAGGCCACTAATTTGAAGCCTTCGGACTGCATGGTTTCCCAATCGATGCAATTCAGAAACGCTTTAATTCCGCCCACTTCCCAGCGCTCCGTTTCGCAATCAAGGAACGAAATGCTTTTAAAGCCCAACAATGTTTGTGTTCGTCCACCCGCCATAAATGGATTTGGTCGTACGCAATCCCATAACGGCAGAATGCCCATTAATTACTTAGTTTAA
- the LOC120454203 gene encoding histidine-rich glycoprotein, whose product MALRLLVLLSGWMVLAQGSFLHGSDIIGAEAEVPQEGYLPVEDASVHHSLHHEPLSAEVGHHHQLGHLYQSQSHHHEHGPHHHLESHHHLSESHDHHQLSESHHLIHGSPHHHYHGYHHHQELEAPVHGIHGSHHQHLIHGSPHHHHHLEAPYHGTHGTHGTHGVHHLHHHRNCHATIHCPRVHSPTYATDGHLCYKVENSCELAILNCLRRNELKPVLRHIGRHECHHLPSAHSAH is encoded by the exons ATGGCTCTGCGTCTCCTTGTTCTTCTGAGTGGTTGGATGGTCCTTGCCCAAGGATCCTTTTTGCACGGATCTGATATAATTGGCGCTGAAGCGGAGGTTCCCCAGGAAGGATACCTGCCTGTCGAAGATGCTTCAGTGCATCACTCCCTTCATCACGAGCCATTGTCTGCAGAAGTAGGACACCATCATCAATTGGGACATCTCTACCAATCTCAATCGCATCATCACGAGCATGGACCCCATCATCACCTAGAATCGCATCATCACCTATCTGAGTCCCACGATCATCATCAGTTGTCAGAATCGCATCATCTGATCCACGGATCTCCGCACCACCACTATCACGGCTACCATCACCACCAAGAACTCGAGGCTCCAGTTCATGGCATTCACGGATCCCATCATCAGCATCTCATCCACGGATCCCctcatcaccaccaccatctGGAGGCACCATATCACGGAACTCACGGAACTCACGGAACTCATGGTGTACATCACCTGCATCATCATCGCAACTGCCACGCCACCATCCACTGCCCCAGGGTTCATAGTCCCACCTATGCCACCGATGGACATCTCTGCTATAAGGTGGAGAACTCCTGCGAACTGGCCATTCTGAACTGTCTGCGCCGCAATGAACTCAAGCCAG TTTTGAGACACATCGGCCGGCACGAATGTCATCATCTCCCCAGCGCTCACAGTGCCCACTAA
- the LOC120454185 gene encoding uncharacterized protein LOC120454185 — MSFHFVFVICVFIVLAQGTHITQVEPVFSVEAHSAGDVSSGAAITFPEVRPAPGSQAKSPAVRPVAPRLVATPGRRQTGSNSRPAVGGGANYAHNRNRITKPY, encoded by the coding sequence atgTCATTCCACTTTGTTTTCGTGATCTGTGTTTTTATCGTCCTTGCTCAGGGAACCCATATAACGCAAGTGGAACCTGTATTCTCGGTGGAAGCTCATTCTGCTGGGGATGTTTCATCAGGAGCTGCCATTACTTTCCCCGAAGTGCGACCAGCCCCTGGATCCCAGGCTAAATCACCAGCTGTTCGCCCAGTTGCTCCTCGTCTTGTGGCTACTCCTGGTCGTCGCCAAACTGGATCCAACTCTCGTCCTGCTGTCGGCGGTGGAGCTAATTATGCTCATAATCGCAATAGGATTACAAAACCATACTAA